A genomic stretch from Enterobacter oligotrophicus includes:
- the iroC gene encoding salmochelin/enterobactin export ABC transporter IroC — MPATHSPTPARSWIVRLARVCWERKKLSIIVVVASVSTILLAALTPLLTRQAVNDALAGNPARLPWLACGLLLIAFFDFIGNYVRRGYAGELSLWVQHTLRGRAFDSIQKLDGAGQDALRTGQVISRTNSDLQQVHTLLQMCPVPLAVFTYYIAGIAVMLWMSPAMTLIVVCVLACLAITALRARRRVFAQTGLASDRLANLTEHMREVLAQISVVKSCVAELRETRWLDRQSRQMVRVRIGAAISQAMPGATMLALPVLGQIVLLCYGGWSVMHGRIDLGTFVAFASFLAMLTGPTRVLASFLVIAQRTQASVERVFALIDTRSQMEDGTEAVNGQVVGLELENMSFDYRGGRRILSDVSFSLHAGETVAVVGASGSGKSTLLMLLARFYDPSAGEIWLNTSAGRQNLRDLRLEALRRRVGVVFEDAFLFAGTVAENIAYGHPQATADDIRRAATAAGASDFINALPKGFDTRLTERGTNLSGGQRQRIALARALITAPEVLILDDTTSAVDAGTEAEINTALSRYADEEHMLLVIARRRSTLQLASRIVVLDKGRVVDTGTQAELEARCPAFRALMTGDGDFLAPSHSGHNELWPTVPAAQDDAPETGDKGFVARMTRVPEKAVQQALAGKGRKVTSLLKPVAWMFVIAALLIALDSAAGVGILILLQRGIDSGVAAGDMSTIGLCALLALCLVAVSWCCYSLQTVFAARAAESVQHTVRLRSFGHMLRLGLPWHEKHVDSRLTRMTVDVDSLARFLQNGLAGAATSLVTMFAIAAAMFWLDPLLALTALSAVPVVALATWIYRRLSSPAYAQARLEIGKVNSTLQEKVSGLRVVQSHGQQEQEAARLRALSDRFRATRVRAQKYLAVYFPFLTFCTEASYAAVLLVGASRVAEGEMTAGVLAAFFLLLGQFYGPVQQLSGIVDAWQQATASGKHIDELLATEGTENVEPSSAPPATGALHLDEVTFSYPDSPEPALNKLTLTIPEGTVIAVVGRSGAGKSTLIKLIAGLYSPTHGRISIGDRMIDDASLADYRRQIGLVDQDVALFSGDIAENIRYSRPSSTNDDVEIASQRAGLYETVRNLPQGFRTPVNNGGADLSAGQRQLIALARAQLANAHILLLDEATSRLDRTSEERLMSSLTDVAHAGKHSALIVAHRLTTAQRCDLIAVIDKGQLAEYGTHEQLLAAGGLYTRLWHDSVGSAVPHRQHDITGEIVG, encoded by the coding sequence ATGCCTGCGACTCACTCTCCCACACCTGCGCGGTCATGGATAGTTCGCCTGGCACGCGTGTGCTGGGAACGTAAGAAACTTAGCATCATCGTGGTGGTAGCGTCGGTATCGACTATTCTGCTGGCCGCGCTGACGCCGCTGCTGACAAGGCAAGCGGTGAACGACGCGCTGGCGGGCAATCCGGCCCGCCTGCCGTGGCTGGCCTGCGGGCTACTGCTGATCGCCTTTTTTGATTTCATCGGTAACTACGTGCGCCGCGGTTATGCCGGGGAGCTCTCGCTCTGGGTACAGCACACCCTGCGAGGACGGGCATTCGACAGCATTCAGAAACTTGACGGCGCAGGCCAGGACGCGCTGCGCACCGGGCAGGTGATCTCCCGGACCAACAGCGATCTGCAGCAGGTGCATACCCTGCTGCAGATGTGTCCGGTGCCGCTGGCAGTATTCACTTATTACATCGCCGGCATTGCCGTGATGCTGTGGATGTCACCCGCCATGACGCTCATCGTCGTGTGTGTACTGGCGTGCCTGGCGATCACTGCGCTACGCGCACGTCGTCGGGTCTTCGCGCAGACCGGTCTGGCCTCGGACCGCCTGGCGAATCTCACCGAACATATGCGCGAGGTGCTGGCGCAGATCTCCGTGGTGAAATCCTGCGTGGCGGAGCTGCGTGAAACGCGCTGGCTGGATCGCCAGTCGCGGCAGATGGTGCGTGTACGCATCGGCGCGGCCATCTCGCAGGCGATGCCAGGTGCCACCATGCTGGCGCTACCGGTGCTCGGGCAAATCGTTCTGCTGTGCTACGGCGGCTGGTCGGTCATGCACGGGCGGATCGATCTCGGAACCTTCGTGGCGTTTGCCAGCTTCCTCGCGATGCTGACCGGGCCAACCCGCGTACTGGCATCGTTTCTGGTTATCGCTCAGCGCACCCAGGCGTCCGTGGAGCGAGTGTTTGCTCTGATCGACACCCGTTCGCAGATGGAAGACGGGACGGAGGCGGTTAACGGTCAGGTTGTCGGGCTGGAACTGGAGAATATGAGCTTCGACTACCGTGGCGGCAGACGCATCCTCAGCGATGTCTCCTTTTCCCTGCACGCCGGTGAAACCGTGGCGGTGGTGGGCGCATCGGGTTCCGGGAAATCGACGCTGCTGATGCTGCTGGCGCGTTTTTACGATCCCAGCGCCGGAGAGATATGGCTCAACACCAGCGCAGGCCGACAGAACCTCCGCGATCTCAGGCTGGAGGCGCTTCGTCGTCGGGTAGGCGTTGTGTTTGAAGATGCTTTTCTGTTTGCCGGTACGGTGGCGGAAAATATCGCCTATGGCCACCCTCAGGCAACGGCGGACGACATTCGCCGCGCGGCGACGGCAGCAGGAGCCAGCGATTTTATCAACGCCCTGCCGAAAGGCTTTGATACCCGGTTAACTGAACGCGGTACGAATCTTTCCGGCGGGCAGAGGCAGCGAATCGCGCTGGCGCGGGCACTCATTACCGCACCGGAAGTGTTGATCCTCGATGACACCACTTCGGCGGTCGATGCCGGTACTGAAGCGGAGATCAACACCGCGCTGAGTCGCTATGCTGACGAAGAGCATATGCTGCTGGTGATTGCCCGACGCCGTTCAACGCTCCAGTTAGCCAGCCGAATTGTGGTGCTGGATAAGGGCCGGGTGGTGGATACCGGAACCCAGGCAGAACTTGAAGCGCGCTGTCCGGCGTTCCGTGCGCTGATGACTGGCGACGGCGATTTCCTCGCGCCTTCCCACAGTGGACATAACGAATTGTGGCCAACCGTACCAGCGGCACAAGACGATGCGCCGGAGACGGGAGATAAAGGCTTTGTCGCCCGTATGACCCGCGTGCCGGAAAAGGCAGTACAGCAGGCGCTGGCCGGTAAAGGCCGCAAAGTCACGTCGCTGCTGAAGCCCGTGGCGTGGATGTTCGTCATCGCCGCCCTGCTGATCGCACTCGATTCGGCGGCCGGCGTCGGGATACTGATACTGCTGCAGCGCGGCATTGACTCCGGCGTCGCCGCAGGCGATATGTCGACTATCGGCCTCTGCGCCCTGCTCGCCCTGTGCCTGGTGGCCGTGAGCTGGTGCTGTTATTCGCTGCAGACGGTCTTCGCCGCCAGAGCGGCGGAGTCGGTCCAGCATACGGTGCGCTTGCGCAGCTTCGGCCATATGCTGCGTCTTGGCCTCCCCTGGCATGAAAAGCATGTCGATTCGCGTCTGACCCGCATGACCGTTGATGTGGACTCCCTCGCCCGCTTTCTGCAAAACGGCCTTGCCGGTGCGGCCACCAGCCTGGTGACGATGTTCGCTATCGCCGCCGCCATGTTCTGGCTCGACCCGCTCCTGGCACTGACGGCATTAAGCGCGGTGCCAGTGGTCGCACTGGCAACCTGGATTTATCGCCGCCTCAGCTCCCCTGCTTATGCGCAGGCGCGGCTGGAAATAGGCAAAGTCAACAGCACCCTGCAGGAGAAAGTCTCCGGCTTGCGTGTCGTGCAATCGCATGGTCAGCAGGAACAGGAGGCCGCCCGGCTGCGTGCGTTATCGGATCGCTTCCGCGCAACCCGCGTGCGTGCGCAAAAATACCTTGCCGTCTATTTCCCGTTCCTGACCTTCTGCACCGAGGCCTCCTATGCCGCCGTTCTGCTGGTGGGTGCATCGCGGGTCGCCGAAGGTGAAATGACCGCCGGGGTGCTGGCGGCTTTCTTCCTGCTGCTGGGGCAATTCTACGGACCAGTTCAGCAGTTATCAGGGATTGTCGACGCCTGGCAACAGGCGACGGCCAGCGGCAAACATATCGATGAACTGCTGGCGACCGAAGGCACAGAGAACGTCGAACCCTCTTCCGCACCGCCCGCCACCGGCGCGCTGCATCTTGATGAGGTCACGTTCAGTTATCCCGACAGTCCTGAACCGGCGCTGAACAAACTTACCCTGACGATCCCTGAGGGAACGGTCATCGCGGTCGTCGGTCGCAGCGGTGCGGGTAAGTCAACGCTGATTAAGCTGATTGCCGGGTTGTATTCCCCCACCCACGGTAGGATCAGCATCGGCGATCGGATGATTGATGATGCTTCGCTTGCCGATTACCGTCGCCAGATTGGGCTGGTCGATCAGGATGTGGCGCTGTTTAGTGGTGATATAGCGGAAAACATTCGTTATTCACGGCCATCCAGCACCAATGACGACGTTGAGATTGCCTCACAGCGGGCAGGGCTGTATGAGACGGTGCGCAATCTGCCGCAGGGATTCCGGACACCGGTGAATAACGGCGGTGCCGATCTGTCCGCAGGTCAGCGCCAGCTGATTGCACTGGCTCGCGCGCAACTGGCGAATGCTCACATCCTGCTGCTCGACGAAGCTACGTCGCGTCTGGATCGCACATCCGAAGAGCGATTGATGTCATCGTTAACAGACGTTGCGCACGCCGGGAAGCACTCGGCGCTGATTGTGGCGCACCGCCTGACCACCGCGCAGCGCTGCGATCTGATTGCCGTTATCGATAAGGGGCAGCTTGCGGAATACGGCACCCACGAACAACTATTAGCTGCGGGCGGCCTCTATACCCGCTTATGGCATGACAGCGTCGGCAGTGCTGTGCCCCATCGCCAGCACGACATCACGGGGGAAATCGTGGGATAG
- the iroN gene encoding siderophore salmochelin receptor IroN has product MRINKILWPLTALLVGLNSQVSVAKSSDDNDETLVVEATAEQVLKQQPGVSIITSEDIKKNPPVNDISDIIRKMPGVNLTGNSASGTRGNNRQIDIRGMGPENTLILIDGVPVTSRNSVRYSWRGERDTRGDTNWVPPEQVERIEVIRGPAAARYGSGAAGGVVNIITKRPSNDWHGSLSLYTNQPESSDEGATRRANFSLSGPLAGDALTMRLYGNLNKTDADSWDINSSAGTKNAAGHEGVRNKDINGVVSWKLNPQQILDFEAGYSRQGNIYAGDTQNSSSSAVTESLAKSGEETNRLYRQNYGITHNGIWDWGQSRFGVYYEKTNNTRMNEGLSGGGEGRISADEKFTTNRLSSWRTSGELNIPLNALVDQTLTVGAEWSRDELDDPSSTSLTVDDSDIGGISGSAADRSSKNHSQISALYIEDNIEPVPGTNIIPGLRFDYLNESGGNFSPSLNLSQELGDYFKVKAGIARTFKAPNLYQSSEGYLLYSKGNGCPKDITSGGCYLIGNKDLDPEISINKEIGLEFAWEDYHASVTYFRNDYQNKIVAGDNVIGQTASGAYILQWQNGGKALVDGIEASMAFPLVKDRLNWNTNATWMITSEQKDTGNPLSVIPKYTINNSLDWTITQAFSASVNWTLYGRQKPRTHAETRSEDTGGLSGKELGAYSLVGTNFNYDINKNLRLNVGVSNIFDKQIYRSSEGANTYNEPGRAYYAGVTASF; this is encoded by the coding sequence ATGAGAATTAACAAGATCCTCTGGCCGCTAACTGCGCTCCTGGTAGGGTTGAATAGTCAAGTATCAGTAGCCAAATCCTCCGACGATAACGACGAGACCCTGGTGGTGGAAGCCACCGCTGAGCAGGTACTCAAACAGCAGCCGGGCGTGTCGATTATTACCAGCGAAGATATTAAAAAGAACCCTCCGGTCAACGACATCTCCGATATTATTCGCAAAATGCCTGGTGTCAATCTGACCGGCAACAGCGCCTCGGGTACACGCGGTAATAACCGCCAGATCGACATTCGCGGTATGGGGCCGGAAAACACCTTAATTTTAATTGATGGTGTACCGGTGACGTCGCGCAACTCCGTGCGTTATAGCTGGCGTGGAGAGCGTGATACCCGCGGCGACACCAACTGGGTACCACCGGAACAGGTTGAGCGTATCGAAGTGATCCGCGGCCCTGCGGCGGCGCGCTACGGTTCGGGCGCAGCGGGCGGGGTGGTGAACATCATTACCAAACGCCCCTCCAACGACTGGCACGGTTCGCTGTCGTTATACACCAACCAGCCGGAAAGCAGCGATGAAGGCGCTACGCGTCGCGCCAACTTCAGCCTTAGCGGGCCGCTGGCTGGCGATGCGCTGACCATGCGCCTGTACGGTAACCTGAATAAAACCGATGCCGACAGCTGGGATATTAACTCCTCGGCCGGTACGAAAAACGCGGCCGGGCATGAAGGGGTGCGCAACAAAGATATTAACGGCGTTGTCTCGTGGAAATTAAATCCGCAGCAAATTCTCGATTTCGAAGCCGGATATAGCCGTCAGGGGAATATCTATGCGGGCGATACGCAAAACAGTTCTTCCAGTGCCGTCACTGAAAGCCTGGCGAAATCCGGCGAAGAGACGAACCGCCTGTACCGGCAGAATTATGGCATTACGCATAATGGTATCTGGGACTGGGGACAAAGCCGTTTTGGTGTCTATTACGAGAAAACCAATAACACCCGCATGAATGAAGGATTATCCGGCGGCGGTGAAGGGCGTATTTCGGCGGATGAAAAGTTCACGACCAATCGCCTGAGCTCCTGGCGAACCAGCGGCGAGCTTAATATTCCGCTGAATGCGCTGGTCGATCAAACGCTGACCGTGGGGGCGGAGTGGAGCCGCGATGAACTCGACGATCCTTCCTCTACCAGCCTGACGGTGGATGACAGTGATATCGGCGGCATTTCTGGCTCGGCTGCGGATCGCAGCAGTAAAAACCATTCCCAAATCAGTGCGCTGTATATTGAAGATAATATTGAGCCGGTTCCCGGCACGAATATCATTCCAGGCCTGCGCTTTGATTATCTCAACGAGTCCGGCGGTAACTTCAGCCCCAGCCTGAACCTCTCGCAGGAATTGGGCGATTACTTCAAAGTCAAAGCGGGGATTGCCCGAACCTTTAAAGCACCAAACTTGTATCAATCCAGCGAAGGTTATCTGCTCTACTCAAAAGGCAACGGTTGTCCAAAAGATATTACATCGGGCGGCTGCTACCTGATCGGTAATAAAGATCTCGATCCGGAAATCAGTATCAATAAAGAAATTGGGCTGGAGTTCGCCTGGGAAGATTACCACGCCAGCGTGACCTACTTCCGCAATGACTACCAGAATAAGATCGTGGCCGGGGATAATGTTATCGGGCAAACCGCTTCAGGCGCATATATCCTCCAGTGGCAGAATGGCGGGAAAGCGCTGGTGGACGGTATCGAAGCCAGCATGGCGTTCCCGCTGGTGAAAGATCGTCTGAACTGGAATACCAATGCCACCTGGATGATCACCTCGGAGCAAAAAGACACCGGTAACCCGCTGTCGGTCATCCCGAAATATACCATTAATAACTCGCTTGACTGGACCATCACCCAGGCGTTCTCCGCCAGCGTCAACTGGACCTTATACGGCAGACAAAAACCGCGTACCCATGCGGAAACTCGCAGTGAAGATACTGGCGGTCTGTCAGGTAAAGAGCTGGGAGCTTATTCGCTGGTGGGGACGAACTTCAATTACGATATTAATAAAAATCTGCGTCTTAACGTCGGTGTTAGCAATATCTTCGATAAACAGATCTACCGATCTTCCGAAGGGGCGAATACCTATAACGAGCCTGGCCGGGCTTATTATGCCGGTGTTACCGCGTCATTCTGA
- a CDS encoding alpha/beta hydrolase gives MYAREYRPTRPRKALFSLLSGLTLICSAQGFAKPDMQPLGPNIADKGSAFYHFSVNPFDSADGTRHYRVWTAVPNKAAPASGYPILYMLDGNAVMDRLNDELLKQLAEKSPPVIVAIGYQTNLPFDLNGRAYDYTPAAESGKTDTRNGRFSRKSGGSNDFRQLLETRIAPKVEQGLNIDRQRRGLWGHSYGGLFVLDSWLSSSYFRTYYSASPSLGRGNDALLSRITAVEPSQYCAKRLAIMEGSATPGDNRETHAAGVLTKIHATLATLEDKGVNAAFWDFPNLGHGPMFNASFRGALLDISGENAGNTAGCH, from the coding sequence ATGTATGCCCGCGAGTATCGCCCGACACGCCCGCGCAAGGCGCTTTTCTCTCTTCTTTCTGGTCTCACTCTTATCTGTAGCGCGCAAGGTTTTGCGAAGCCGGATATGCAGCCGCTGGGGCCGAATATCGCCGATAAAGGCTCCGCGTTTTACCATTTCAGCGTCAACCCGTTCGACTCCGCCGATGGCACCCGCCATTATCGGGTATGGACGGCCGTGCCGAATAAAGCCGCACCGGCATCGGGCTACCCGATTTTATATATGCTCGACGGCAACGCAGTTATGGACCGCCTGAATGACGAACTGCTCAAACAGCTGGCAGAAAAATCACCGCCGGTGATCGTGGCTATCGGGTATCAGACCAACCTCCCCTTCGATCTCAACGGCAGGGCCTACGACTATACGCCGGCAGCAGAAAGCGGCAAAACTGATACCCGCAACGGGCGTTTTAGCCGTAAGAGTGGTGGCAGCAACGACTTCCGCCAGTTACTGGAAACGCGTATTGCGCCAAAAGTGGAACAGGGATTGAATATCGATCGGCAGCGCCGCGGCCTGTGGGGGCACTCCTACGGCGGCCTGTTCGTGCTGGATTCCTGGCTGTCCTCCTCTTACTTCCGGACGTACTACAGCGCCAGCCCGTCGTTGGGCAGAGGCAATGATGCTCTGCTAAGCCGCATCACGGCGGTTGAGCCGTCGCAATACTGCGCTAAGCGCCTGGCGATAATGGAAGGTTCGGCGACGCCGGGCGATAACCGGGAAACGCATGCTGCCGGGGTGCTGACGAAAATTCATGCCACCCTCGCCACGCTGGAAGATAAAGGCGTCAATGCCGCCTTTTGGGATTTCCCGAACCTGGGACACGGGCCGATGTTCAACGCCTCCTTCCGCGGAGCGCTGTTAGATATCAGTGGTGAAAACGCAGGTAACACAGCAGGCTGTCATTAA
- a CDS encoding esterase family protein: MLNMQQHPSAIARLRSQLAAGHIANLSDFWRDAESLNVPLVTPVEEAEDEREVTFLWRARQPLQGVYLRLNRVTDKEHVAKGMMTALPATDIWTLTLRLPASYCGSYSLVEIPPGTPAETIAQSGGRFATLAGQADPLNKTPGINVRGGAQESVLALDKAPAQSEWRGGSPTGQLLTSARTIAGQSRRVRLYLPDVDISQPLGLVVLPDGETWFDHLGVCAAIDAAINNGRIVPVAVLGIDNIDEHERTAILGGRSELIKDIAGHLLPTIRAEQPQRQWADRSRTVLAGQSLGGVSALMAARHAPETFGLALSHSPSMWWTPEGASRPNLFSETDTSWVSEHLLSAPPQGVRIRLCVGSLEGSTVPHVQQLHQRLLTAGVDSHCAIYTGGHDYAWWRGALIDGLGLLQG, from the coding sequence ATGCTGAACATGCAACAACATCCCTCTGCTATCGCCAGGCTGCGCAGCCAGCTGGCAGCAGGCCACATTGCTAACCTTTCTGACTTCTGGCGCGACGCAGAGTCGCTGAATGTACCGCTGGTGACGCCGGTCGAAGAGGCGGAAGACGAGCGTGAAGTGACCTTTCTGTGGCGCGCCCGGCAGCCTCTGCAGGGCGTTTATCTGCGTCTGAATCGGGTGACGGATAAAGAGCACGTAGCAAAAGGGATGATGACCGCCCTTCCCGCGACGGATATCTGGACTCTGACGCTGCGTTTACCCGCAAGCTACTGCGGCTCCTATTCGCTGGTGGAAATCCCCCCCGGCACCCCGGCCGAGACGATTGCACAGTCCGGAGGCCGCTTTGCCACCCTCGCCGGGCAGGCCGATCCGCTAAACAAAACGCCGGGGATCAACGTTCGGGGAGGCGCACAGGAATCGGTGCTGGCGCTTGATAAAGCCCCCGCCCAGTCCGAATGGCGCGGCGGCTCACCCACCGGGCAATTGCTTACCTCCGCGCGCACTATCGCCGGGCAATCGCGCCGGGTTCGGCTCTATCTGCCGGATGTTGATATTTCGCAGCCCCTCGGCCTGGTGGTGCTGCCCGATGGTGAAACCTGGTTCGATCACCTTGGCGTATGCGCGGCAATTGACGCCGCCATAAATAACGGACGCATCGTGCCCGTGGCTGTACTGGGCATCGACAACATCGATGAACACGAGCGCACTGCGATACTCGGCGGGCGCAGCGAGCTGATAAAAGATATCGCCGGGCATCTGCTTCCGACGATTCGCGCCGAACAACCGCAGCGGCAGTGGGCAGACCGTTCGCGCACCGTGCTGGCGGGGCAGAGCCTCGGCGGGGTCAGCGCGCTAATGGCCGCTCGTCACGCACCGGAAACGTTCGGCCTGGCGCTCAGCCACTCCCCTTCAATGTGGTGGACGCCAGAAGGTGCCAGCCGACCAAACTTGTTCAGCGAAACCGATACGTCATGGGTGAGCGAACATCTGCTTTCGGCCCCGCCGCAGGGCGTGCGCATCCGCCTGTGCGTGGGATCGCTGGAAGGTTCGACGGTGCCGCACGTTCAGCAGCTTCATCAGCGGCTACTTACCGCTGGCGTCGACAGCCATTGCGCAATTTATACCGGTGGTCACGATTACGCATGGTGGCGCGGCGCATTGATTGACGGGCTTGGTTTACTGCAGGGTTGA
- the iroB gene encoding salmochelin biosynthesis C-glycosyltransferase IroB yields the protein MRILFVGPPLYGLLYPVLSLAQAFRVNGHEVLIASGGKFAQKAAEAGLVVFDAAPGFDSEADYRRREAQRKESNIGTKMGNFSFFSEEMADHLVEFAGHWRPDLIIYPPLGVIGPLIAAKYDIPVVMQTVGFGHTPWHIKGVTRSLADAYRRHGVGAAPRDRAWIDVTPPSMSILENDGEPIIPMQYVPYNGGAVWEPWWERKPDRKRLLVSLGTVKPMVDGLDLIAWVMDSASEVDAEIILHLSANARSDLRSLPSNVRLVDWIPMGAFLNGADGFIHHGGAGNTLTALHAGIPQIVFGQGADRPVNARVVVERGCGIIPGDGGLSSNMINAFLDNRALRDASEEVAAEMAAQPCPSEVAKSLIAMVQKG from the coding sequence ATGCGTATTTTGTTTGTAGGCCCGCCTCTCTATGGGCTGCTGTATCCTGTGCTGTCTCTGGCACAGGCGTTTCGCGTTAACGGCCATGAAGTGCTGATCGCCAGCGGAGGAAAATTCGCCCAAAAAGCGGCAGAGGCCGGGCTGGTGGTGTTCGACGCCGCACCCGGTTTTGATTCCGAAGCCGACTATCGCCGTCGCGAGGCACAGCGAAAAGAAAGTAACATCGGCACCAAAATGGGCAACTTCTCATTCTTTAGCGAAGAGATGGCCGACCACCTGGTGGAGTTTGCCGGACACTGGCGGCCCGATCTCATCATCTACCCTCCGCTCGGAGTCATCGGGCCGCTGATTGCGGCCAAATACGATATCCCGGTCGTGATGCAAACCGTCGGCTTCGGCCATACGCCCTGGCATATCAAAGGCGTAACGCGTTCGCTTGCGGACGCCTATCGTCGCCACGGCGTCGGGGCCGCACCGCGCGATAGGGCCTGGATCGACGTAACACCGCCGAGCATGAGCATTCTGGAAAACGACGGCGAACCCATTATTCCCATGCAGTACGTCCCGTACAACGGCGGCGCGGTGTGGGAACCGTGGTGGGAGAGGAAGCCCGATCGTAAACGTCTGCTGGTGAGTCTCGGCACCGTCAAACCGATGGTCGACGGCCTTGATCTGATCGCCTGGGTAATGGATTCCGCCAGTGAAGTCGATGCCGAGATCATCCTGCATCTTTCGGCCAATGCGCGGTCCGATCTACGCTCGCTGCCGTCAAATGTCCGCCTGGTCGACTGGATACCCATGGGTGCCTTCCTGAACGGCGCAGATGGCTTCATTCATCATGGCGGCGCAGGCAATACCCTGACGGCGCTACACGCCGGTATTCCACAGATCGTCTTCGGCCAGGGTGCCGATCGCCCGGTAAATGCCCGCGTTGTTGTCGAACGCGGCTGCGGGATCATCCCTGGCGACGGCGGCCTGTCGAGCAACATGATCAATGCTTTCCTCGACAATCGCGCGCTTCGCGACGCCTCTGAAGAGGTAGCGGCGGAAATGGCGGCGCAACCCTGCCCGAGCGAAGTGGCGAAAAGCCTGATCGCGATGGTACAGAAAGGGTAG